Proteins encoded within one genomic window of Tigriopus californicus strain San Diego chromosome 12, Tcal_SD_v2.1, whole genome shotgun sequence:
- the LOC131891907 gene encoding coadhesin-like, with product MFEGRDRFFRGIGIYLIICQGSSAKFNKVLYDPVQWPPMIYKQVSHSVTSEVECAGLCQIEEPLCRAFSFLVSECLLADPKGSFSVIPLPQTMSRSLHLIPGDWLPWSDWSLCINNQNQCGNSVQGLKNRTRDCSFPNPIESKPPCPGDNQETFSCTVYCPVHGVWSKWGGWSTWTRFCGVGVQTRNRVCNNPEPRYGGSPCPNTNLDENFRDKSCRAGGMYLNLQRSALILHRAGKQSASSLYVISSTKGQVVKKVTHVGITTLLSGRMAKA from the exons ATGTTCGAAGGACGGGATCGATTCTTTCGCGGAATTGGAATCTACCTAATCATATGCCAAGGATCATCTGCTAAATTCAATAAGGTCCTCTACGATCCGGTCCAATGGCCTCCGATGATTTACAAGCAAGTGTCTCACTCTGTGACCTCTGAAGTAGAATGTGCTGGCCTTTGCCAGATTGAGGAGCCATTATGCCGAGCGTTTTCATTCCTGGTCTCGGAATGTCTCTTGGCGGATCCCAAAGGGTCGTTCAGTGTCATTCCATTACCCCAAACTATGTCTCGGTCATTGCATCTTATACCAG GTGATTGGTTACCTTGGTCCGATTGGAGCCTTTGTATCAACAATCAGAACCAATGTGGAAATAGTGTCCAAGGCTTGAAGAACCGCACTCGGGATTGTTCCTTTCCCAACCCTATAGAATCCAAACCTCCTTGCCCTGGGGATAACCAAGAGACTTTCTCATGCACTGTCTACTGTCCAG TTCATGGAGTTTGGAGTAAATGGGGCGGCTGGTCAACTTGGACCCGATTCTGTGGCGTGGGCGTCCAAACTCGAAATCGGGTGTGCAACAATCCTGAACCAAGATATGGCGGAAGCCCTTGCCCTAATACGAATTTGGATGAGAATTTTCGCGACAAATCTTGTCGAG CTGGAGGTATGTATTTGAATCTACAAAGAAGCGCACTCATTTTGCACAGGGCTGGGAAACAAAGTGCATCCTCATTGTACGTGATATCAAGTACCAAAGGCCAAGTAGTTAAGAAGGTCACACATGTTGGAATAACAACACTTTTGTCGGGAAGGATGGCCAAAGCTTAA